The proteins below are encoded in one region of Oncorhynchus gorbuscha isolate QuinsamMale2020 ecotype Even-year linkage group LG01, OgorEven_v1.0, whole genome shotgun sequence:
- the lrrc56 gene encoding leucine-rich repeat-containing protein 56 isoform X3 yields MCVDTQESTLGNFGAYLPKLVQLKMNNSIIMSVRDLGTTLSLLQVLWMSRCNLADLDGIPSFSSLKELYVAYNSVSDLSQVSMLENLQLLDLEGNDVNDLVQVQYLGLCSQLRTLTLEGNPVCMCPHPNATQEEEEGYCYRSSVRELVPQLRYLDDMHAREEAGSRCSSSMGEDWALLRESFKDCSSTETAEEKRAASVCVYSRPSSGQHLASSLSGSRPSSRPVTARPLSAAGSRPLSGSRPLSAAGYRALSPPGSRSGSADADLVSVDPDASVLTHGAGKVLFCGSPVQALRARRQKMRNAAPSPVSTPSTPPLHVPEHNYDLEEQEGCQGSDVFSELRAWREQHNKRLLAMERDGPQILTILNGDEEEDDESLSIFSGKEEEEGKKESAGLSHWLNTDSTDSSSQSPSPDVFPREAKSPEVARLSLSPDCTLSPSPPQSATSAPGSRRLSVLRAHRLRLSGGVAGAVVRPAEDHTDSETVTGVRILESQGLQEAVRPKVPLLPKTTYHMPHRPASSPLVRGLRSPTGGAYVQSVNGLQPIVLCRPPGRPAIMRPHVAKAALQKTPQCLTLQPSRGNSHLD; encoded by the exons GGACCTGGGAACCACGCTGTCCCTTCTGCAGGTGCTGTGGATGTCTCGCTGCAACCTGGCAGACCTGGATGggatcccctccttctcctctctcaag GAGCTGTATGTGGCCTACAACAGTGTGTCGGACCTGAGTCAGGTGAGCATGCTGGAGAATCTACAGCTGTTGGACCTGGAAGGGAATGATGTGAATGACCTGGTGCAGGTGCAGTACCTGGGCCTCTGCTCCCAGCTCCGCACACTTACCCTGGAGGGAAACCCCGTCTGTATGTGCCCCCACCCCAACGCCACACAG gaggaggaggaggggtactgCTACCGGTCATCAGTGAGGGAGCTGGTCCCGCAGCTGCGTTACCTAGACGACATGCATGCCAGGGAGGAGGCGGGGTCTCGCTGTAGCAGCTCCATGGGGGAAGACTGGGCCCTGCTCAGAGAGTCTTTTAAAGACTGCAGCTCTACAGAGACagctgagg AGAAGAGAgcagccagtgtgtgtgtctactccAGACCCAGCTCTGGCCAGCACCTAGCTAGCAGCCTCTCCGGTTCCCGTCCCTCCAGCCGACCAGTCACTGCCAGGCCCCTCTCAGCAGCCGGCTCCAGACCCCTCTCTGGGTCGCGACCCTTATCAGCGGCTGGGTACAGAGCCCTCTCCCCTCCCGGGTCCAGATCTGGTTCTGCTGATGCAGATCTAGTCTCTGTGGACCCAGACGCTAGCGTTCTGACGCACG GTGCAGGGAAGGTCTTGTTCTGTGGGAGCCCTGTCCAGGCCCTCAGAGCCAGGCGACAGAAGATGAGG AATGCAGCCCCCTCCCCTGTGTCCACTCCTAGCACCCCGCCCCTCCATGTTCCGGAGCACAACTATGACCTTGAGGAGCAAGAAGGATGCCAGGGCAGTGATGTGTTCTCTGAGCTCAGGGCCTGGAGGGAACAGCATAACAA ACGTCTATTAGCCATGGAGAGGGATGGGCCTCAGATACTGACCATCCTCAatggtgatgaagaggaggatgatgaaaGTCTCAGCATTTTCAGTGgcaaggaggaagaagagggaaaaAAAGAGAGCGCTGGTTTGAGTCACTGGTTAAACACTGACTCGACAGACTCCTCTTCCCAGTCCCCCTCTCCAG ATGTGTTTCCGAGAGAAGCCAAATCCCCTGAAGTGGCCCGGCTCTCCCTGTCCCCTGACTGCACTCTGTCGCCCTCTCCCCCTCAAAGTGCCACATCAGCCCCTGGTAGCCGGAGGCTGTCAGTGCTGCGGGCACACAGACTGAGGCTCAGTGGTGGGGTGGCTGGGGCTGTTGTAAGGCCTGCTGAAGACCATACAGACTCAGAGACGGTCACAGGAGTCCGCATCTTGGAGAGCCAGGGGCTCCAGGAGGCTGTGAGGCCTAAAGTCCCTCTGCTGCCCAAGACTACTTACCACATGCCCCACAGGCCAGCCTCCAGCCCACTGGTCAGAGGGCTCAGGTCACCAACAGGTGGAGCTTATGTGCAGTCTGTCAATGGGCTTCAACCAATTGTCTTGTGCAGACCACCAGGGAGGCCGGCCATTATGCGTCCTCACGTGGCCAAGGCAGCTCTGCAGAAAACGCCACAGTGTCTCACACTCCAGCCCAGCAGGGGGAACTCTCACTTAGACTAA
- the lrrc56 gene encoding leucine-rich repeat-containing protein 56 isoform X4, with product MYGRTKSWGARDLGTTLSLLQVLWMSRCNLADLDGIPSFSSLKELYVAYNSVSDLSQVSMLENLQLLDLEGNDVNDLVQVQYLGLCSQLRTLTLEGNPVCMCPHPNATQEEEEGYCYRSSVRELVPQLRYLDDMHAREEAGSRCSSSMGEDWALLRESFKDCSSTETAEEKRAASVCVYSRPSSGQHLASSLSGSRPSSRPVTARPLSAAGSRPLSGSRPLSAAGYRALSPPGSRSGSADADLVSVDPDASVLTHGAGKVLFCGSPVQALRARRQKMRNAAPSPVSTPSTPPLHVPEHNYDLEEQEGCQGSDVFSELRAWREQHNKRLLAMERDGPQILTILNGDEEEDDESLSIFSGKEEEEGKKESAGLSHWLNTDSTDSSSQSPSPDVFPREAKSPEVARLSLSPDCTLSPSPPQSATSAPGSRRLSVLRAHRLRLSGGVAGAVVRPAEDHTDSETVTGVRILESQGLQEAVRPKVPLLPKTTYHMPHRPASSPLVRGLRSPTGGAYVQSVNGLQPIVLCRPPGRPAIMRPHVAKAALQKTPQCLTLQPSRGNSHLD from the exons GGACCTGGGAACCACGCTGTCCCTTCTGCAGGTGCTGTGGATGTCTCGCTGCAACCTGGCAGACCTGGATGggatcccctccttctcctctctcaag GAGCTGTATGTGGCCTACAACAGTGTGTCGGACCTGAGTCAGGTGAGCATGCTGGAGAATCTACAGCTGTTGGACCTGGAAGGGAATGATGTGAATGACCTGGTGCAGGTGCAGTACCTGGGCCTCTGCTCCCAGCTCCGCACACTTACCCTGGAGGGAAACCCCGTCTGTATGTGCCCCCACCCCAACGCCACACAG gaggaggaggaggggtactgCTACCGGTCATCAGTGAGGGAGCTGGTCCCGCAGCTGCGTTACCTAGACGACATGCATGCCAGGGAGGAGGCGGGGTCTCGCTGTAGCAGCTCCATGGGGGAAGACTGGGCCCTGCTCAGAGAGTCTTTTAAAGACTGCAGCTCTACAGAGACagctgagg AGAAGAGAgcagccagtgtgtgtgtctactccAGACCCAGCTCTGGCCAGCACCTAGCTAGCAGCCTCTCCGGTTCCCGTCCCTCCAGCCGACCAGTCACTGCCAGGCCCCTCTCAGCAGCCGGCTCCAGACCCCTCTCTGGGTCGCGACCCTTATCAGCGGCTGGGTACAGAGCCCTCTCCCCTCCCGGGTCCAGATCTGGTTCTGCTGATGCAGATCTAGTCTCTGTGGACCCAGACGCTAGCGTTCTGACGCACG GTGCAGGGAAGGTCTTGTTCTGTGGGAGCCCTGTCCAGGCCCTCAGAGCCAGGCGACAGAAGATGAGG AATGCAGCCCCCTCCCCTGTGTCCACTCCTAGCACCCCGCCCCTCCATGTTCCGGAGCACAACTATGACCTTGAGGAGCAAGAAGGATGCCAGGGCAGTGATGTGTTCTCTGAGCTCAGGGCCTGGAGGGAACAGCATAACAA ACGTCTATTAGCCATGGAGAGGGATGGGCCTCAGATACTGACCATCCTCAatggtgatgaagaggaggatgatgaaaGTCTCAGCATTTTCAGTGgcaaggaggaagaagagggaaaaAAAGAGAGCGCTGGTTTGAGTCACTGGTTAAACACTGACTCGACAGACTCCTCTTCCCAGTCCCCCTCTCCAG ATGTGTTTCCGAGAGAAGCCAAATCCCCTGAAGTGGCCCGGCTCTCCCTGTCCCCTGACTGCACTCTGTCGCCCTCTCCCCCTCAAAGTGCCACATCAGCCCCTGGTAGCCGGAGGCTGTCAGTGCTGCGGGCACACAGACTGAGGCTCAGTGGTGGGGTGGCTGGGGCTGTTGTAAGGCCTGCTGAAGACCATACAGACTCAGAGACGGTCACAGGAGTCCGCATCTTGGAGAGCCAGGGGCTCCAGGAGGCTGTGAGGCCTAAAGTCCCTCTGCTGCCCAAGACTACTTACCACATGCCCCACAGGCCAGCCTCCAGCCCACTGGTCAGAGGGCTCAGGTCACCAACAGGTGGAGCTTATGTGCAGTCTGTCAATGGGCTTCAACCAATTGTCTTGTGCAGACCACCAGGGAGGCCGGCCATTATGCGTCCTCACGTGGCCAAGGCAGCTCTGCAGAAAACGCCACAGTGTCTCACACTCCAGCCCAGCAGGGGGAACTCTCACTTAGACTAA
- the lrrc56 gene encoding leucine-rich repeat-containing protein 56 isoform X5, producing the protein MSRCNLADLDGIPSFSSLKELYVAYNSVSDLSQVSMLENLQLLDLEGNDVNDLVQVQYLGLCSQLRTLTLEGNPVCMCPHPNATQEEEEGYCYRSSVRELVPQLRYLDDMHAREEAGSRCSSSMGEDWALLRESFKDCSSTETAEEKRAASVCVYSRPSSGQHLASSLSGSRPSSRPVTARPLSAAGSRPLSGSRPLSAAGYRALSPPGSRSGSADADLVSVDPDASVLTHGAGKVLFCGSPVQALRARRQKMRNAAPSPVSTPSTPPLHVPEHNYDLEEQEGCQGSDVFSELRAWREQHNKRLLAMERDGPQILTILNGDEEEDDESLSIFSGKEEEEGKKESAGLSHWLNTDSTDSSSQSPSPDVFPREAKSPEVARLSLSPDCTLSPSPPQSATSAPGSRRLSVLRAHRLRLSGGVAGAVVRPAEDHTDSETVTGVRILESQGLQEAVRPKVPLLPKTTYHMPHRPASSPLVRGLRSPTGGAYVQSVNGLQPIVLCRPPGRPAIMRPHVAKAALQKTPQCLTLQPSRGNSHLD; encoded by the exons ATGTCTCGCTGCAACCTGGCAGACCTGGATGggatcccctccttctcctctctcaag GAGCTGTATGTGGCCTACAACAGTGTGTCGGACCTGAGTCAGGTGAGCATGCTGGAGAATCTACAGCTGTTGGACCTGGAAGGGAATGATGTGAATGACCTGGTGCAGGTGCAGTACCTGGGCCTCTGCTCCCAGCTCCGCACACTTACCCTGGAGGGAAACCCCGTCTGTATGTGCCCCCACCCCAACGCCACACAG gaggaggaggaggggtactgCTACCGGTCATCAGTGAGGGAGCTGGTCCCGCAGCTGCGTTACCTAGACGACATGCATGCCAGGGAGGAGGCGGGGTCTCGCTGTAGCAGCTCCATGGGGGAAGACTGGGCCCTGCTCAGAGAGTCTTTTAAAGACTGCAGCTCTACAGAGACagctgagg AGAAGAGAgcagccagtgtgtgtgtctactccAGACCCAGCTCTGGCCAGCACCTAGCTAGCAGCCTCTCCGGTTCCCGTCCCTCCAGCCGACCAGTCACTGCCAGGCCCCTCTCAGCAGCCGGCTCCAGACCCCTCTCTGGGTCGCGACCCTTATCAGCGGCTGGGTACAGAGCCCTCTCCCCTCCCGGGTCCAGATCTGGTTCTGCTGATGCAGATCTAGTCTCTGTGGACCCAGACGCTAGCGTTCTGACGCACG GTGCAGGGAAGGTCTTGTTCTGTGGGAGCCCTGTCCAGGCCCTCAGAGCCAGGCGACAGAAGATGAGG AATGCAGCCCCCTCCCCTGTGTCCACTCCTAGCACCCCGCCCCTCCATGTTCCGGAGCACAACTATGACCTTGAGGAGCAAGAAGGATGCCAGGGCAGTGATGTGTTCTCTGAGCTCAGGGCCTGGAGGGAACAGCATAACAA ACGTCTATTAGCCATGGAGAGGGATGGGCCTCAGATACTGACCATCCTCAatggtgatgaagaggaggatgatgaaaGTCTCAGCATTTTCAGTGgcaaggaggaagaagagggaaaaAAAGAGAGCGCTGGTTTGAGTCACTGGTTAAACACTGACTCGACAGACTCCTCTTCCCAGTCCCCCTCTCCAG ATGTGTTTCCGAGAGAAGCCAAATCCCCTGAAGTGGCCCGGCTCTCCCTGTCCCCTGACTGCACTCTGTCGCCCTCTCCCCCTCAAAGTGCCACATCAGCCCCTGGTAGCCGGAGGCTGTCAGTGCTGCGGGCACACAGACTGAGGCTCAGTGGTGGGGTGGCTGGGGCTGTTGTAAGGCCTGCTGAAGACCATACAGACTCAGAGACGGTCACAGGAGTCCGCATCTTGGAGAGCCAGGGGCTCCAGGAGGCTGTGAGGCCTAAAGTCCCTCTGCTGCCCAAGACTACTTACCACATGCCCCACAGGCCAGCCTCCAGCCCACTGGTCAGAGGGCTCAGGTCACCAACAGGTGGAGCTTATGTGCAGTCTGTCAATGGGCTTCAACCAATTGTCTTGTGCAGACCACCAGGGAGGCCGGCCATTATGCGTCCTCACGTGGCCAAGGCAGCTCTGCAGAAAACGCCACAGTGTCTCACACTCCAGCCCAGCAGGGGGAACTCTCACTTAGACTAA